A section of the Ranitomeya imitator isolate aRanImi1 chromosome 7, aRanImi1.pri, whole genome shotgun sequence genome encodes:
- the LOC138644848 gene encoding gamma-crystallin-3-like: MGKIIFYEDRNFQGRTYECNSECPDLSSFFKRCNSIRVESGNWILYEQPNYRGHQYFLHRGDYPDFQQWMGYNDSIRSCRLSPQHQGSFRIRIYEKEDFRGQMMEFTEDCPLVFERFRYHDINSVHVQDGYWMFYEEPNYRGRQFYLRPGEYRRHTEWGATIPKIGSFRRVHHFQ, translated from the exons ATGGGAAAG ATTATCTTCTACGAAGACAGAAATTTCCAGGGTCGCACTTATGAGTGCAACTCCGAGTGTCCAGATTTGTCATCATTCTTCAAACGCTGCAACTCTATCCGTGTGGAGAGTGGAAACTGGATCTTGTATGAACAACCCAACTACAGAGGACACCAGTACTTTCTTCATAGAGGAGATTATCCTGACTTCCAGCAGTGGATGGGTTACAATGACTCAATTCGTTCTTGCCGCTTGAGTCCCCAG CATCAGGGATCATTTAGAATCCGGATCTATGAGAAAGAAGACTTCAGAGGCCAAATGATGGAATTCACTGAAGATTGTCCTCTTGTGTTTGAGAGATTTCGCTACCATGACATTAATTCAGTCCATGTGCAAGATGGATACTGGATGTTTTATGAGGAACCCAACTACAGAGGACGTCAGTTTTACCTGAGACCTGGAGAGTACAGAAGACACACTGAGTGGGGAGCTACTATTCCTAAAATTGGCTCTTTTAGGCGGGTTCACCACTTTCAGTGA